In the genome of Streptomyces sp. 846.5, the window CCACTGCAGCAGCATCGGCAGGCAGCCGGCGAGCGGTGAGACGCCCTCCGTGCGGTAGAGCTCGGCCTGCGCCGCACGCAGGGCCTCCGGCTTGCCCTTGTGACGCCGGTTCAGCTCGGTGAGCTGCGGGGCGAGTCGGGTGCGGGTCCGTTCTCCGCGCACGCGGGCGCGGGACAGGGGGTGCAGCGCGAGCCGCACCAGCAGGGTGAACACAATGATCGCGGCGGCGGTAGCGGACACCCCGAGGAGCGGGTGGACGGCGCCTGCGAGGCCGGTGACGAGGTGCTGGGCGATGCCCGTGGGGACATCGAGGAACGCGAGGACGGACATGCTGGCTGAGCCCTCCGAAGGCCGGGAACGATGGGTTGCGGAGGACAGCCGCGTGCGGCGGGGCGCTGCGGTGAAAGGGGGGCAGAAGTGCGGGCCCGACGGCTATGCGGCTGCCGGGGCCGTACCCGGGGCCCGGGGGCGGCGTCGGCCGCGTGCGTCGGGGTCGCGTTGGGGCAGGTACGCCGTGCGCCAGGCGCGTCGGCGGACCGCAGTGCTGCGTACAGTGTGCGGGGTCGGGCCGACCGACCGAGCGTGACCGAGAACGGTGATCGCCAGGGCCGACGCGAGCAGCAGCCCGACACCGGTGGCGAACGCCCCGGTGGCGAGCACATGCAGTCCACCGCCGCTGTTGAGCGGGAGCAGCAGTCCGGCAGAGGTGCCGGCGAGGCCGAGCAGCGCAAGGAGGCGCAGCAGGGAGGCTGTAGCGCGGTCCATGGCTGTCTCACCCCTTTCGCTGTCGATCGAGCCCTCGAACGGAGGGTAGCAGGAGGCCGATCCCGATTGTCGGGACGGGATTACGGGGTGGTGTCGGCGATGGCGAGGAGTTCGGCCGGGCTCCAGGGCTTCCCGGCGCGCTCGCCGGTCAGGAGGAGCACCCGATCGCCCTCGGTCCACTCGATGCGCGATCCTGCGGCGATGCCGATGTGCCCGTGGACCCTGACACGGACCGGGGCGGCGCGGTTGTAGGCATCAGTGACGGCCAGGTCGGACAGGCCGCCGACGGCTTGGACGAGCGTGAGGGTGCCCGGCTGCGTGTGTGAGATCCACACCTGCGTGCAGCCGGTCAGGATGCGAAGCGAGGTCTGGTAGGCGATCAGTGGGGAGGAGCGGAACGGGATCCAGTCCGGTGCCAGAGCGGCTGGCTCCAGCGCGCGGCCGCCGTCGAACCAGGCAAGCGGTGAACCATTGGCGGCGTCGACGAGCGTGCGGGCCCCCAACGGCGCGCGCAGCCTCCCGCTCACGGCTTGCGCAGACGACACGGAGCACTCGCCGACGTGTCGCTGCGCCGCAGGCGGGATGGTGCGGCGCAGGCGGAGCGCCACCTGCCGAGTGCTCTCCTGCGCGTCCAGCTGCACTGTCTTCCCGTCGCATGCGCCGAAGTCGCCACCGACCGTGAGCGTTCGGCCGTCGGCACCGACGAGGACGGTCCCTTCATAGTCGATGTAGCTGACGGTCGGACCGGCAAAGTCTCCATGCATCCAGAGGGCCCCACAGACCATGGCGCAGATCAGGAGCAGCGCACCCGTCGTCCCGAGAGCCTGGCGCCTGTTGAGTCTCATGGGCCTGTGACGTTTCCGCGGGGGTTCGGGTTCCCCCGGAACAGCCGGCCTGCCCGTGCTGCTGCGCGCGGATTCAGTGGTGTCGCAGAGTGAGGCGGTGGCGGGTGTGCACCGGTCGCGGCGGTGTCGGGCGTTCAGTGCCTTCGGTGGCCTCCGCGGCCGTGGCCCGGCTTCCGATCACGAAGCCGAGGATGGTCATCCAGATCGGCGATGCCAGGAACGAGATGAAGCCGAGCCCGCCGATGGCCGGCAGCACGCCGATCACGATGGAAAGCCAGCCGAGCCAGGCGGGCAGGGTCGATCCGGTCAGGATCGCCGCGCCCGTGGCCAGTGCCAGCACCGAGAGGCCGATGAACAAAGCGACCTGGTTGTTGTTGTCGATGAAGTTGAGCGACCTCACCATGTCGGCCCGGTTGTTGTGGCTGGCCTGGATGAGGGCGAAATGGCTGATCCCACTGACGGCGAATCCGCCGATGAACAGGATGCCGCCGGCGAACGCGGCGGTGGGCAGCCAGGTGTGACCGCCGTCGGCCTCGCTCAGGGCGATGCGCAGCGCGCTGACGAAGAACGTCAGGAGGACCAGGCCGGCGCCGATGACGTAGATCCCGGCGAGCGCCGCGCTCCCGTGCGCCTGATAGTAGGCGATGACCGAGGCGGCCGAGGCGTTCTGGTTGGGCGGGCTGGGGGCGAGGACGAAGAAACCCAGCACCATGGAGACCAGAAAGGCGAGGGCGAGCGGGCCCATCCAGCGGGCCATTCGTTCGTCACTCATGGCGAACTCCCTTCGGCGCTACCGCTGAGTGCAGGTCGTAGCGCGCGAGGGGCGGAGGCTGCGACTGCGGCGATGCGCGGTCGCGATTTTTGTGATAAGGGCCACATAAGCATGACATTGTCGGCAGCGCCGCGCCAGCGATGGCACTGTCGTGCGCGTCAAGGCCGCAGGATTGCGGGGCTATTGACATGCACATGCAATCAAAGCTTAACCTGCCACCCGCTACCGATCGGTAGCGTCAGTGGCGTTTCGGACACCGGAATCGCACGGTCACTCGCCCACGTACCAGTGACGCACACCGGAGAGCGCATGCGGCCGACCTCACCGCTGGCGGACATCGTCATCGGAATCACCCCCTTCCATGAACCGGACGCCGGGCTCGCCGCCGCCGTCTGCCGTGCGGGCGCCTTGGGCGTGCTGGATCTCGGGGCCGGTGACCGCCGGTCGCGCGAAGAACTCGCCGGACTC includes:
- a CDS encoding DUF6412 domain-containing protein, whose protein sequence is MDRATASLLRLLALLGLAGTSAGLLLPLNSGGGLHVLATGAFATGVGLLLASALAITVLGHARSVGPTPHTVRSTAVRRRAWRTAYLPQRDPDARGRRRPRAPGTAPAAA